Genomic segment of Gilliamella apis:
AAGAAATTTGTAATTCACATTTATCAGCAAGTCCTGCGGCTACAATATTTTTGGCAACATATCTTGCAGCGTAAGCTGCTGAACGATCCACTTTTGAAGGATCTTTCCCTGAAAATGCTCCACCACCATGTCGTGCGGCACCACCATAAGTATCAACAATAATTTTTCGACCAGTTAAACCACAATCTCCCATAGGACCACCAATAACAAAACGTCCAGTAGGATTGATAAAATATTTTGTTCTTGAAGTTAACCACTCGCTTGGTAGGGTTGGTTTAATGATCTCTTCCATTACCGCTTCATGCAACGCTTTTTGTTCAATGTCTTCTGAATGTTGGGTCGATAAAACTATAGTATCAACGCCTTGAATTTTTCCATCTTGGTAAATTAATGTGACTTGGCTTTTGGCATCAGGTCTTAACCATGGGAGACAACCATTTTTTCTTACTTCAGCTTGACGACGCATAAGATCATGAGCATAACTAATTGCTGCTGGCATTAAGTTAGGCATTTCATTGGTAGCATAGCCAAACATAATACCTTGGTCACCAGCACCTTGTTCCAGTGGATTTTTACGATCAACACCTTGGTTAATATCCGGCGATTGCTTACCAATTGCATTGAGAACTGCACAAGAATTGGCATCAAAGCCCATTTCTGAACTAGTATAACCAATATCATTAATGGTTTTTCTGGTTAATTCTTCAATATCAACCCAAGCCGAAGTTGTAATTTCTCCACCGACTAATGCCATACCGGTTTTTACGTAAGTTTCGCAAGCAACTCGTGCTTTAGGATCTTGTTCTAAAATAGCATCTAATACTGCATCAGATATTTGATCGGCTATTTTATCTGGATGACCTTCTGATACAGATTCTGAAGTAAATAGAAATTCTGACATGTTTTACCTTCTTTAACTTATTTAGTGCAATTCTCTAAATATAAAATAACTATGAAAGATGCTTATGTTTAGCAGTTTTACCATCTAGACGTCCATTTTAATGATTTATTCTAAAAAAAGCCAGCATTACCGCAAACAAAATTACTTGCATAAAATTTTAATCAATTTAGGATATGGCTCGTTTATTTTTTTAACCTTCATTAACTATATATGAATATTGTAAAACAATCTCCCACAGTATTAGTTTTTGATTCGGGTATCGGTGGATTATCTATTTATAATGAAATCTATAATAAAATACCGAATCTACATTATATTTATGCTTTTGATAATGAAGGTTTTCCCTATGGTGATAAATCATCTGAATATTTAATCACTAGAGTGAATCGTATCATTGCTACCATTTTACAATCATACTCTATTGATTTAGCAGTCATTGCATGTAATACCGCTAGCACTATTTGTTTACCCAGTTTACGAACAAACTTTACCTTTCCAATTGTTGGTGTTGTACCTGCAATTAAGCCTGCCAGCAAAGTTACTAAAAATAAATGCATAGGTTTATTGGCAACAAAGGCAACAATACAACGGGCATATACAAATAATTTGATCCAAGAATTTGCGCCAGATTGTAGTGTAAAGTTACTTGGTTTATCAGAATTAGCTCATATCGCTGAAAATAAGCTACAAGGGATTGCTGTTGATATGCAGCAACTTGAAACATTATTGCAGCCATGGCTTAATTTATCTACTATCCCCGATACTATTGTGCTTGGCTGCACTCATTATCCATTTATTAAAGATGAGTTAAAAATACTTTTTCCTAATA
This window contains:
- the murI gene encoding glutamate racemase: MNIVKQSPTVLVFDSGIGGLSIYNEIYNKIPNLHYIYAFDNEGFPYGDKSSEYLITRVNRIIATILQSYSIDLAVIACNTASTICLPSLRTNFTFPIVGVVPAIKPASKVTKNKCIGLLATKATIQRAYTNNLIQEFAPDCSVKLLGLSELAHIAENKLQGIAVDMQQLETLLQPWLNLSTIPDTIVLGCTHYPFIKDELKILFPNTTFIDSGYAIASRVNTLLNDQYDLNSLSELSTLDNIVISTLHNQQVEKLTKKFTEYNLNKYHCISVHAD
- the metK gene encoding methionine adenosyltransferase; translated protein: MSEFLFTSESVSEGHPDKIADQISDAVLDAILEQDPKARVACETYVKTGMALVGGEITTSAWVDIEELTRKTINDIGYTSSEMGFDANSCAVLNAIGKQSPDINQGVDRKNPLEQGAGDQGIMFGYATNEMPNLMPAAISYAHDLMRRQAEVRKNGCLPWLRPDAKSQVTLIYQDGKIQGVDTIVLSTQHSEDIEQKALHEAVMEEIIKPTLPSEWLTSRTKYFINPTGRFVIGGPMGDCGLTGRKIIVDTYGGAARHGGGAFSGKDPSKVDRSAAYAARYVAKNIVAAGLADKCELQISYAIGVAHPTSIYVNTFGTEKIAQDKIISLIKEFFDLRPYGLIQMLDLIQPIYQKTASYGHFGRDIFPWEKTDKAAILRDAAGL